A DNA window from Agarivorans sp. TSD2052 contains the following coding sequences:
- a CDS encoding cobalamin biosynthesis protein CobD/CbiB, which translates to MDESSWLWLSLSLPLLGIAIERLLPGRGLGKVMLLIRWFAEQLAAKVNRGSNGPRQQRLAGRIALLAILLPLTLGLALFNQLIPLSSLLDALLLVCLLQWQAPMHSYHRITLLLNKQQHQQARSILRPWVLRDCDNLSAVGVAKASAEMLLLRLAANWFGVIFWFMLGGIIPALIYRVVSELHFAWNPKLSQYRQFGISASHFYQLISWLPFQLLALIFCCYGKVARNKAALSQGFRWPYAASGKLISVSASSLHSELGGPRHYQQQKAEQARFGPAKQYPEAAELDRLALKLNMSALLYLLLLSPIYLVRAVYL; encoded by the coding sequence ATGGACGAAAGCTCCTGGCTATGGCTAAGCCTTAGTTTACCTTTGCTAGGTATTGCCATAGAGCGGCTATTACCGGGGCGGGGGTTAGGAAAAGTCATGCTGCTGATCCGCTGGTTTGCCGAGCAACTCGCCGCAAAGGTTAATCGGGGCAGTAACGGGCCTCGTCAGCAACGCCTGGCGGGGCGTATCGCGCTGCTGGCAATATTGTTGCCTCTAACCCTAGGCTTAGCACTATTTAACCAACTCATCCCCTTGAGTAGCTTGCTTGATGCACTATTGCTCGTCTGTTTATTACAATGGCAAGCACCAATGCATAGCTACCACCGCATCACCTTGTTATTAAACAAGCAGCAACACCAGCAAGCGCGCAGCATCCTGCGCCCTTGGGTATTGCGCGATTGTGACAACTTATCTGCTGTGGGTGTAGCCAAAGCTTCAGCGGAAATGTTATTGCTACGCTTGGCGGCCAATTGGTTTGGGGTTATTTTTTGGTTTATGCTCGGCGGTATAATACCGGCGTTAATCTACCGAGTAGTCAGCGAGCTACATTTCGCCTGGAACCCTAAACTGTCCCAATATCGCCAATTTGGTATCAGCGCGAGCCATTTCTATCAGCTAATTAGCTGGCTCCCCTTTCAATTGTTAGCTTTGATTTTTTGTTGTTACGGAAAAGTCGCGCGCAATAAAGCCGCCCTCAGCCAAGGTTTTCGCTGGCCTTATGCGGCGAGCGGCAAACTGATTAGCGTTAGCGCCAGTAGTTTACACAGTGAGCTAGGTGGACCTCGCCACTATCAACAACAAAAAGCAGAACAAGCGCGCTTTGGTCCAGCGAAGCAATATCCAGAAGCCGCCGAATTAGACCGATTAGCGCTTAAACTAAACATGAGTGCGCTGTTATATTTACTTTTACTTAGCCCTATCTACCTTGTTCGTGCCGTTTATTTATAA
- a CDS encoding TIGR01212 family radical SAM protein (This family includes YhcC from E. coli K-12, an uncharacterized radical SAM protein.), with the protein MQLDLYVNTLGRHLKQHFGGRVRKLSVDGDFTCPNRDGSIGKGGCTFCNVDSFVKPQQQSLSITEQLTERKAELKHKDIRYLAYFQAYTSTYAEITYLQGMYQQALDDDSVVGLCIGTRPDCVPDAVLEMLAEYQQQGKEVWLELGVQTAHDMTLKRINRGHDFAAFRDAVERAHRHNIKVCAHLILGLPGEDASHYMQSLQAVLALNIAGIKLHPLHVVEGSTMAKAWRAGRLPTLDLDEYVNQAVKLIQHTPQNIVYHRVSAHSRPPILLAPNWCENKWLSLTDIAKKLAASGGQGSALN; encoded by the coding sequence GTGCAATTAGATTTATATGTAAATACCCTTGGTCGTCACCTTAAACAGCATTTTGGTGGGCGGGTACGCAAACTCAGCGTTGATGGTGATTTCACTTGCCCAAACCGTGATGGCAGTATTGGCAAAGGTGGTTGTACTTTTTGTAATGTGGATTCATTTGTCAAGCCGCAACAGCAGAGCTTATCAATCACCGAGCAATTAACAGAGCGCAAAGCTGAACTTAAACATAAAGATATTCGTTATTTAGCCTACTTTCAGGCTTATACCAGTACTTACGCTGAAATTACCTATCTTCAGGGTATGTATCAGCAAGCGTTAGATGATGATTCTGTGGTGGGTTTATGCATTGGCACTCGCCCTGATTGTGTACCAGACGCTGTGCTTGAAATGTTGGCTGAGTATCAACAGCAAGGCAAAGAAGTATGGTTGGAGTTGGGGGTGCAAACCGCGCATGATATGACCTTAAAGAGAATTAACCGCGGCCATGATTTTGCGGCTTTTAGGGATGCGGTAGAGCGAGCACACCGACACAATATTAAAGTATGTGCCCACTTGATTCTAGGTTTGCCTGGCGAGGATGCAAGCCATTACATGCAGTCTTTACAAGCCGTATTGGCTTTGAATATTGCGGGTATTAAGTTACATCCGTTGCATGTGGTTGAAGGAAGTACCATGGCCAAGGCTTGGCGAGCGGGACGATTACCCACCTTGGACCTAGATGAATACGTAAATCAGGCGGTAAAACTGATTCAACATACCCCGCAAAACATTGTTTATCATCGAGTGAGTGCTCACTCTCGTCCGCCAATACTATTGGCTCCTAATTGGTGTGAAAACAAATGGTTATCATTAACCGATATCGCTAAAAAATTGGCCGCTAGTGGTGGTCAAGGCTCCGCATTAAACTGA
- a CDS encoding sensor domain-containing diguanylate cyclase: MQQGFYPAMWMQFTIAVLSALLVIVISLWIVTFRRYKAQRAAMRKSPAAQLMLDANDQQVVFANPRFCDLLQLSNNGKRWLFSDKAHLGQLVELLAPYQQVGHIEALHWQVSFEEKSQAFLVYANLTEHNGRELWFINAYENSQGFSYLNRIEQEQKLFANVLNSIPEFIYFKDSSDRLLGCNQAWAGFHGLKPGELAGKRLSDFLTRKELERSQHYDKQVLSGEPCQHTEWFSAPDSRQILLQNNIYPLKNQKNEVTGVLNVSYDVTKWHELNRKLEQENQNRISSEKKLGRQNNLIRTVFHSSPDPLGFIDDKGHFIGGNEPFAKMFGYTSDDLLGKHLTEVLSEEQLEQHQQQNNEILTTGKPLRYEELVYLDDGHQIWYEVIKGPYQDDTSGERGIIFITRDVTERKATEQQLADAIMQLQELSFIDSLTQVANRRSFDEKLQQLWLTHRRENVELSLLLLDIDCFKQYNDNYGHQKGDDALRQVAKLISRSVKRGSDLVARYGGEEFAILLPNTGKEGAKRIAENVLNNIAEAQISHQYSDVEDYVSVSIGLATIVPEQGMDYGEMVRIADLQLYRAKHQGKARYCAAGDSE; encoded by the coding sequence ATGCAACAAGGTTTTTACCCAGCAATGTGGATGCAATTTACCATTGCGGTGCTTAGTGCACTGTTAGTGATAGTAATTTCGCTGTGGATAGTAACATTTAGGCGCTATAAAGCTCAGCGAGCTGCTATGCGAAAATCGCCTGCTGCACAATTAATGCTAGACGCCAATGATCAACAAGTGGTGTTTGCTAATCCTCGCTTTTGTGATTTGTTACAGCTATCTAATAATGGTAAGCGGTGGTTATTTTCAGATAAAGCACACTTAGGTCAGCTGGTTGAACTATTAGCTCCCTACCAACAAGTTGGCCATATTGAGGCCCTGCATTGGCAGGTCTCTTTCGAAGAGAAGTCTCAAGCCTTTCTGGTTTATGCCAATTTAACCGAACACAATGGCCGCGAGTTATGGTTTATCAATGCCTACGAAAACTCACAAGGCTTTTCTTATCTTAATCGTATAGAGCAAGAGCAAAAACTGTTCGCTAACGTGCTTAATTCGATACCAGAGTTTATTTACTTTAAAGACTCTAGCGACCGCCTGTTAGGATGTAATCAGGCTTGGGCAGGGTTTCATGGTTTGAAGCCCGGTGAGCTGGCCGGTAAACGCTTAAGCGATTTTTTAACTCGCAAAGAACTAGAGCGCAGCCAACATTACGATAAACAAGTTCTGTCGGGTGAACCTTGCCAACATACCGAGTGGTTTAGTGCGCCAGATAGCAGACAAATTCTGCTACAAAACAATATTTATCCGCTCAAAAACCAAAAAAATGAAGTCACGGGGGTGCTAAATGTGTCCTATGACGTCACCAAATGGCATGAGCTAAACCGTAAACTTGAGCAAGAAAACCAAAACCGCATTAGTTCAGAAAAGAAACTCGGTCGGCAAAATAACCTTATTCGCACGGTTTTTCATTCTTCTCCCGACCCCTTGGGCTTTATTGATGATAAAGGGCATTTCATCGGGGGCAACGAGCCCTTTGCCAAGATGTTTGGGTACACCAGTGATGACTTATTAGGCAAGCATTTAACTGAAGTACTTAGTGAAGAACAGTTAGAGCAGCATCAGCAGCAAAATAATGAAATCCTCACAACGGGTAAACCTTTGCGTTATGAAGAACTGGTTTATCTAGATGATGGTCATCAGATTTGGTATGAAGTCATTAAAGGGCCTTACCAAGATGATACTAGTGGTGAACGAGGCATTATTTTTATTACTCGTGATGTAACAGAGCGCAAAGCCACCGAGCAACAGCTGGCAGATGCAATTATGCAGTTACAAGAATTAAGCTTCATTGATAGTTTAACGCAAGTTGCTAACCGTCGTAGCTTTGATGAAAAGCTGCAGCAGTTATGGTTAACTCATCGAAGAGAGAATGTAGAGCTAAGCTTATTGTTGTTAGATATAGACTGCTTTAAGCAATATAACGATAACTATGGCCATCAAAAAGGCGATGACGCCCTGCGTCAGGTGGCCAAGCTGATTAGCCGTTCGGTTAAGCGCGGCTCAGATCTCGTCGCCCGCTATGGTGGCGAAGAGTTTGCTATTTTGTTGCCCAATACTGGTAAAGAAGGGGCTAAGCGAATCGCTGAAAACGTGCTTAATAATATTGCCGAAGCCCAGATCTCCCATCAATATTCAGATGTAGAAGACTATGTTTCGGTGAGTATTGGTTTGGCGACCATTGTTCCCGAGCAAGGGATGGATTATGGGGAAATGGTGCGGATTGCTGACTTACAGTTGTATCGAGCTAAACACCAAGGCAAGGCGCGTTATTGTGCTGCAGGCGATAGTGAATAA
- a CDS encoding DUF2750 domain-containing protein, with product MSNESLIEQSNRLTTKQRYQQFIEQARKTQQVWTLSDEQGCLIIETGEEKVLLLWSDQALAEHWASKDHVGFKALAINLTELIDKWLPGMTNDGFDLAVAPSFSGEGTIVAPLDLSEELSSGKIK from the coding sequence ATGAGTAATGAATCACTGATAGAACAAAGCAACCGTCTTACCACCAAACAGCGCTACCAGCAGTTTATCGAGCAAGCCCGTAAAACTCAGCAGGTATGGACCTTAAGTGATGAGCAAGGCTGTTTAATCATCGAAACCGGTGAAGAAAAAGTATTGTTATTGTGGAGCGACCAAGCCCTCGCAGAACATTGGGCTAGCAAAGATCACGTAGGCTTCAAAGCCTTAGCCATCAATTTAACCGAGCTAATCGACAAATGGTTGCCCGGCATGACCAACGATGGTTTTGATTTAGCGGTAGCACCTAGTTTTTCTGGTGAAGGCACTATTGTTGCGCCTTTAGACTTAAGCGAAGAGCTAAGCAGTGGAAAAATCAAATAA
- the tyrS gene encoding tyrosine--tRNA ligase encodes MTTTVNPLIEDLKARGLVAQCTADEELAEHLSSGARTLYCGFDPTADSLHIGSLVPLLMLKRFQQAGHKPLALVGGATGLIGDPSFKAAERKLNSDDIVTGWVGKLQKQVSQFIEFGEQANAAKVINNLDWIGKVNVIDFMRNVGKHFSVNAMIKKESVKQRIDRDESGISFTEFSYMLLQSYDFAELSDKEETTLQIGGSDQWGNITGGIDLARRMYGNKVYGLTMPLVTKSDGTKFGKTETGTIWLDPKRTSPYAFFQFWINTADADVYSFLRYFTFIDVADIATIEENDKAVQGRPAAQGILAKEVTRLVHGEEGLASAERITQALFSGDLASLSESDLEQLAQDGLPTTRLEQNELSLVELLTTTELAKSNKMAREFIGNGAVSVNGEKLTDPQLTLLASDALYGKYSVVKRGKKLFSLVVWPN; translated from the coding sequence ATGACGACAACGGTTAATCCATTAATAGAAGATCTTAAGGCGCGCGGCTTAGTAGCTCAATGCACTGCCGATGAAGAACTGGCCGAACACCTTTCTAGTGGAGCCCGCACCCTGTATTGTGGTTTCGACCCTACAGCCGATAGTTTGCACATTGGTAGCCTAGTGCCACTGCTGATGCTTAAACGCTTTCAACAAGCTGGCCACAAGCCATTAGCACTGGTAGGCGGCGCGACAGGCCTAATTGGCGATCCAAGCTTTAAAGCCGCCGAACGAAAACTTAACAGTGACGACATCGTGACGGGTTGGGTAGGCAAACTACAAAAACAAGTGAGCCAATTTATTGAGTTTGGCGAGCAAGCAAATGCCGCCAAAGTGATCAATAATCTGGATTGGATTGGCAAGGTTAACGTTATCGACTTTATGCGTAACGTGGGCAAACACTTCAGTGTTAACGCCATGATCAAAAAAGAATCGGTAAAACAGCGTATCGACCGCGATGAGTCGGGCATCTCGTTTACAGAGTTTAGCTACATGCTGCTGCAATCTTACGACTTTGCAGAACTTAGCGATAAAGAAGAAACGACCCTACAAATTGGTGGTTCTGACCAGTGGGGGAACATCACTGGTGGTATCGACCTAGCGCGCCGCATGTACGGCAACAAGGTGTACGGTTTAACCATGCCTTTGGTTACTAAATCAGATGGTACTAAGTTCGGTAAAACCGAAACCGGCACCATTTGGTTAGACCCAAAACGTACTTCGCCTTACGCCTTCTTCCAGTTTTGGATTAACACTGCCGATGCCGACGTATACTCGTTCCTACGTTACTTCACCTTCATTGACGTTGCTGACATTGCCACCATCGAAGAAAATGATAAAGCGGTTCAAGGTCGTCCTGCCGCACAAGGTATTTTAGCCAAAGAAGTCACCCGCTTAGTTCACGGTGAAGAAGGTTTAGCCTCTGCCGAACGCATTACCCAAGCACTGTTCTCTGGTGACTTAGCCTCGCTAAGCGAATCAGACTTAGAGCAATTAGCGCAAGATGGCTTGCCTACCACTCGCTTAGAGCAAAACGAGTTAAGCTTAGTTGAGTTACTTACTACCACCGAGCTAGCTAAATCTAACAAGATGGCTCGCGAGTTTATTGGTAATGGCGCTGTATCAGTAAACGGTGAAAAACTTACCGACCCACAACTTACTCTGCTAGCTAGTGACGCCCTTTACGGCAAGTACTCAGTAGTTAAGCGCGGTAAAAAACTGTTTAGCTTAGTGGTTTGGCCTAACTAA
- the mtnN gene encoding 5'-methylthioadenosine/S-adenosylhomocysteine nucleosidase — translation MTTAIIGAMEQEVVALRDLIDNCDTYSFAGCEFYSGEINNHPVVVTRSGIGKVAAAIATTVLLQRYQPTQVINTGSAGGFDPALKVGDVVISNELRYHDVDLTAFSYEMGQLPANPAAYKADTTLINIAEQAATQFSGHQTVRGLICTGDIFMADPERVAKARADFPTMAAVEMEGAAIAQVCHLAEVPFVVIRSLSDIAGKESPSSFDEFLETAAKHSTALVLAMLEKLTK, via the coding sequence ATGACTACTGCAATTATCGGTGCTATGGAACAAGAAGTGGTGGCACTTCGTGATTTAATCGACAACTGTGATACCTATAGTTTTGCTGGTTGCGAATTCTACAGTGGTGAAATAAACAATCACCCAGTGGTAGTAACACGTTCAGGCATTGGTAAAGTAGCGGCGGCGATTGCTACTACGGTGTTATTACAGCGCTACCAACCCACCCAAGTGATTAATACTGGCTCTGCTGGCGGCTTTGACCCTGCATTAAAAGTGGGGGATGTAGTTATTTCTAACGAGCTACGTTACCACGATGTTGACCTTACCGCTTTCAGCTACGAAATGGGCCAGCTTCCGGCTAATCCGGCAGCTTACAAAGCTGACACAACGTTAATTAATATTGCTGAACAAGCCGCCACGCAGTTTTCAGGTCATCAAACGGTTCGCGGGCTAATTTGTACTGGCGATATTTTTATGGCAGATCCCGAACGCGTGGCTAAAGCCCGTGCAGACTTTCCCACTATGGCAGCCGTAGAAATGGAAGGTGCAGCTATTGCCCAAGTCTGTCATTTAGCAGAGGTACCATTTGTAGTTATACGGTCGCTATCTGATATTGCCGGTAAAGAATCCCCATCATCATTTGATGAGTTTTTAGAAACCGCGGCCAAGCATTCAACGGCTTTGGTACTGGCAATGCTTGAGAAACTGACTAAATAA
- a CDS encoding GNAT family N-acetyltransferase: protein MQIRPIKEEDALDIAMLAKQLGYHPSAQSVLPNIHAILENPAHQAFVYVNEHDQMVGWVHVYIALRLGSLPFAEISGMVVDQAFSKQGIGRALVKQCRHWAASRGVGEIRVRCDTTREEANQFYQHIGFKQRKSQRVFVRDL, encoded by the coding sequence ATGCAAATTCGCCCGATAAAAGAAGAAGACGCGCTAGATATCGCAATGTTAGCTAAACAACTAGGCTACCATCCAAGCGCGCAAAGCGTTTTACCCAATATCCACGCTATTTTAGAAAACCCCGCTCATCAGGCTTTTGTCTATGTGAATGAACACGATCAAATGGTGGGGTGGGTACATGTCTATATTGCTCTACGCTTAGGCTCACTACCTTTTGCTGAAATCAGTGGAATGGTGGTTGATCAGGCGTTTTCCAAGCAAGGCATTGGCCGGGCTTTAGTCAAGCAATGTCGCCACTGGGCGGCTAGCCGAGGTGTTGGTGAAATACGGGTTCGTTGCGATACTACCCGTGAAGAGGCCAACCAGTTTTATCAACATATAGGTTTTAAACAGCGTAAGTCACAACGCGTATTTGTGCGCGATCTGTAG
- the folE2 gene encoding GTP cyclohydrolase FolE2: MSTVMPDIANSSQAQTEGKLDWVGMSEIEMPILLAFENQAPARVSARIEAFVSLDDPKAKGIHMSRLYLLLDQLSNEDVLDYAVLNTLLDKFIKSHQELSEHAQVSFSFDYHLRRQSLVSGKTGWKAYPMQIKASRLQQRTHIELSIKVPYSSTCPCSAALARQLIQKAFSKQFNRDQVDKAEVERWLGSTEGIIATPHSQRSIAQIKVKLADNANDFPFISLIDRVEQSLQTPVQAAVKREDEQEFARLNGQNLMFCEDAARRLQHSFNLADQVSDFWIRVNHYESLHAHDAVSIVTKGLADGYTAY; encoded by the coding sequence ATGTCTACTGTAATGCCTGACATCGCAAATTCAAGCCAAGCCCAAACTGAAGGGAAACTAGATTGGGTAGGCATGAGCGAAATTGAAATGCCCATTTTGTTAGCTTTTGAAAATCAGGCCCCAGCTCGTGTTAGTGCTCGTATCGAAGCCTTTGTTAGCTTGGATGACCCCAAAGCTAAAGGCATTCATATGTCTCGCTTATATTTATTGCTAGACCAACTATCTAATGAAGATGTTTTAGATTATGCCGTATTAAACACTCTTCTGGATAAGTTTATTAAAAGCCATCAAGAATTAAGTGAACACGCGCAAGTTAGCTTCAGTTTTGATTACCATCTGCGCCGTCAATCTCTGGTTTCAGGGAAAACCGGTTGGAAGGCTTACCCTATGCAGATCAAAGCCAGCCGATTGCAGCAACGCACTCATATAGAGTTGAGTATCAAGGTACCTTATTCTTCTACCTGCCCTTGCTCAGCGGCACTAGCCCGCCAACTCATTCAAAAGGCATTCAGTAAGCAGTTTAATCGAGATCAGGTCGACAAAGCAGAAGTTGAACGCTGGTTAGGTAGCACTGAAGGTATTATTGCTACACCTCATAGCCAGCGAAGTATTGCTCAGATAAAAGTAAAGCTTGCCGATAATGCTAATGATTTCCCCTTTATAAGCTTGATAGACAGGGTAGAACAGAGTCTCCAAACGCCTGTGCAAGCGGCGGTAAAACGAGAAGACGAACAGGAGTTTGCGCGTTTAAATGGACAAAACTTAATGTTCTGCGAAGACGCAGCTAGGCGCTTACAACATAGCTTTAACCTAGCCGATCAGGTGAGTGACTTTTGGATACGGGTGAATCATTATGAAAGCTTACATGCCCACGATGCTGTGAGCATTGTGACCAAGGGCTTAGCTGATGGTTACACCGCTTATTAA
- the arcB gene encoding aerobic respiration two-component sensor histidine kinase ArcB produces MTPLKNLATYYVHLLSRLGLVKFSISLAAAIIFVALAIQMSVTFALTGQVSAVDLIRSVFFGLIITPWAVYFMSVVVEQIEDSRQRLSKMIRKLEKMRSRDLQLTNKLKANINQLNTEMDEREKAETARRQAIVKLEQEVKQRQQAQQELEEHSALLRSFIDSSPDLVYYRNEQGQFSGCNLALEQLVGRSEKKLIGLTPYDVYPEDIADKIVETDHQVFDNDEPLTYEQWLEYPDGRKAFFELRKVPFYGRNGNRLGLLGFGRDITERMRHQANIEKANRDKTQFISTLSHELRTPLNGVVGLSQMLLDTPLNDAQRKQVNTILLSATTLGNIFNDIIDLDKLDRRRFSVAMEPMDFNALLTDIETLTEMQLQNKGLAFNFEQIGPIPRSIVADPTRLRQVLWNLTHNAVKFTEVGGVDLLVKAQNLSEQEVQLDISIKDTGPGIPEDQFEQIFAMYYQVESSKSATGTGIGLSVSRQLIRAMGGDITVTSEEGKGACFTISLAVKLDEIPDEAEQIDHPPLDILLVEDVELNVTIAKALLEKLGHYVVVAMTGAEAIEAFDPDQFDLVLLDIQLPDMTGFDIAKHLLQQYDKADLPPLVALTANAVSSRQEFIDAGMLDVIHKPINRNAVVHCFNGVFAIGETLSTEPDSSPKQALSRSSQPILDLDLIEQFCHQIGEKVLTDSIALFRQVMPDYLQVLETNLYAKDQDGIASEAHKIKGAAGSIGLARIQRLANKIQSPELPAWWDNVEDWIHQLSHDYPEDLKLLDKMIDDLSIEQY; encoded by the coding sequence ATGACGCCATTAAAAAATTTAGCGACCTATTACGTGCACCTGTTGTCCCGATTAGGCTTGGTTAAATTCAGTATTAGTTTAGCCGCCGCCATTATTTTTGTGGCCTTAGCAATACAAATGAGCGTTACCTTTGCGCTTACCGGGCAGGTGTCAGCCGTAGATTTAATTCGCTCGGTGTTTTTTGGCCTCATCATTACACCTTGGGCGGTATATTTTATGTCGGTGGTGGTTGAGCAGATCGAAGACTCTCGGCAACGGCTAAGTAAAATGATTCGAAAATTGGAGAAAATGCGTTCGCGTGATTTGCAGTTAACTAACAAATTGAAAGCTAACATAAACCAATTGAATACTGAGATGGATGAGCGTGAAAAAGCCGAAACTGCGCGCCGTCAGGCCATCGTCAAACTCGAGCAAGAAGTCAAGCAACGGCAGCAAGCTCAACAAGAACTCGAAGAGCATTCGGCATTGTTGCGTAGCTTCATCGATAGTTCGCCCGATTTAGTCTATTACCGAAATGAACAAGGGCAGTTTTCAGGATGTAATTTGGCCTTGGAACAGCTGGTTGGCCGTTCCGAAAAAAAGCTGATTGGCTTAACCCCTTATGATGTTTATCCAGAAGATATTGCCGATAAAATTGTAGAAACAGATCATCAAGTATTTGATAACGACGAACCGTTAACTTACGAGCAATGGTTGGAGTACCCAGACGGACGAAAAGCCTTTTTTGAACTGCGAAAAGTACCGTTTTATGGGCGCAACGGCAACCGTCTCGGACTGCTGGGTTTTGGCCGCGATATTACCGAGCGAATGCGCCACCAAGCTAATATTGAAAAGGCTAATCGTGATAAAACTCAGTTTATCTCTACGCTTAGTCATGAGCTACGCACTCCGCTAAATGGAGTGGTTGGCTTGAGTCAAATGCTGTTAGATACACCGCTAAATGACGCGCAGCGCAAACAGGTAAATACCATATTGTTGAGTGCTACCACCTTAGGTAATATTTTCAATGATATTATCGATTTAGATAAACTGGATCGCCGTCGCTTTTCGGTAGCAATGGAACCCATGGATTTTAACGCCTTGCTTACAGACATTGAAACCTTGACTGAAATGCAGTTGCAAAATAAAGGCTTAGCATTCAATTTTGAACAAATTGGGCCTATACCGCGTAGTATTGTGGCTGATCCTACACGTTTGCGCCAAGTGCTTTGGAATTTAACCCATAACGCGGTGAAGTTTACCGAAGTGGGTGGGGTAGATTTACTTGTCAAAGCGCAAAATCTGTCTGAGCAAGAAGTTCAGCTAGACATTAGCATCAAGGATACTGGACCGGGTATACCTGAGGATCAGTTTGAACAAATATTTGCCATGTATTATCAAGTAGAAAGCAGTAAGTCGGCCACCGGAACGGGTATTGGTTTATCGGTATCAAGGCAGTTGATCCGCGCCATGGGCGGGGATATAACGGTCACCAGTGAAGAAGGTAAGGGCGCTTGTTTCACCATAAGTTTAGCTGTGAAATTAGATGAAATTCCTGATGAAGCAGAGCAAATAGACCACCCTCCTTTAGACATCCTATTGGTCGAGGATGTTGAATTAAATGTCACCATTGCTAAAGCTCTATTAGAAAAGCTAGGCCATTACGTGGTGGTGGCAATGACCGGAGCTGAGGCTATCGAAGCCTTTGACCCCGACCAATTTGATTTGGTGTTACTCGATATCCAGTTGCCCGACATGACGGGGTTTGATATTGCCAAGCATTTGCTGCAGCAATACGACAAGGCTGACTTGCCGCCGTTAGTCGCACTCACCGCTAACGCAGTCAGTAGCCGTCAAGAATTTATCGATGCCGGTATGCTTGATGTTATTCATAAGCCGATCAATCGAAATGCCGTTGTACATTGTTTTAATGGTGTGTTTGCTATTGGTGAAACGCTATCTACCGAGCCAGACTCCAGCCCTAAACAGGCCTTGAGCCGAAGTTCTCAACCCATTTTAGACTTAGATTTAATTGAGCAGTTTTGTCATCAAATCGGCGAGAAGGTGCTCACCGACAGCATTGCCTTGTTTAGGCAAGTCATGCCTGACTACCTACAGGTTTTGGAAACCAATCTGTATGCTAAGGATCAAGACGGAATCGCTTCTGAAGCTCACAAAATCAAGGGTGCCGCAGGCTCTATTGGTTTAGCCAGAATTCAGCGTTTAGCCAACAAGATACAGTCTCCTGAGTTACCTGCGTGGTGGGATAATGTTGAAGATTGGATCCATCAATTGAGCCATGACTACCCTGAAGACTTAAAACTTTTAGACAAAATGATTGATGACTTGAGTATTGAACAGTACTAA
- a CDS encoding glycoside hydrolase family 16 protein, protein MAPTRLLPLISIALFITACGGGSSGSNPNSEIGKMPATPEAENWLLVWSDEFDSDGLPDPTKWDYDVGGHGWGNQEEQYYTDSETKNARVENGQLMITAIKETQAGNAYTSARLVSRNQGDWLYGRLEIRAKLPTGRGTWPAIWMLPTDWVYGDWPASGEIDIMEHVGYDQDKVHNSIHSSDFNHTKGTQITTSFMVDDASNEFHDYAVEWRENRLDFYLDDVHTFTTANSQSHPENGSSAWPFDARFHLLLNIAVGGTWGGNNGIDSNIWPQTMIVDYVRVYQAN, encoded by the coding sequence ATGGCCCCCACACGTTTACTGCCGCTCATATCCATCGCTTTATTCATCACCGCTTGTGGCGGTGGTTCTTCAGGGTCAAACCCCAATAGTGAAATAGGTAAAATGCCCGCGACCCCTGAAGCAGAAAATTGGCTACTGGTGTGGTCTGATGAATTTGATAGCGACGGCCTACCCGATCCTACCAAGTGGGACTACGACGTAGGTGGTCACGGATGGGGCAACCAAGAAGAACAGTATTATACAGACAGCGAAACAAAAAACGCGCGCGTTGAAAATGGCCAGCTAATGATTACAGCGATTAAAGAAACTCAAGCTGGCAACGCCTATACCTCGGCGCGTTTAGTATCGCGCAACCAAGGCGACTGGTTATACGGCCGCTTGGAAATTCGTGCCAAGCTGCCTACTGGACGCGGTACTTGGCCAGCGATTTGGATGTTACCCACTGATTGGGTTTATGGCGATTGGCCCGCTAGCGGTGAAATAGACATTATGGAACATGTTGGTTATGACCAAGATAAAGTGCATAACTCTATTCACAGCTCTGACTTTAATCATACTAAAGGCACGCAGATCACCACCTCTTTCATGGTTGATGACGCATCTAACGAATTTCACGATTATGCTGTTGAATGGCGCGAAAACCGCTTAGATTTTTACCTTGACGATGTACACACCTTCACCACTGCCAATAGCCAATCCCACCCTGAAAATGGATCATCTGCTTGGCCATTTGATGCTCGCTTTCACTTACTGTTAAACATTGCAGTGGGTGGTACTTGGGGAGGAAACAATGGTATCGACTCGAATATTTGGCCGCAAACAATGATCGTGGATTACGTTAGGGTCTATCAAGCGAATTAA